A region from the Vicia villosa cultivar HV-30 ecotype Madison, WI linkage group LG3, Vvil1.0, whole genome shotgun sequence genome encodes:
- the LOC131658501 gene encoding uncharacterized protein LOC131658501, protein MEAWNKACMVRLLWNLCKKEDSMWVRWVHTYYIKEVSIMDVHVKDSFSWIMKEILQIREHVKRLDCWKSLGQRKEYKMKEFYLHFLAQSNDVDWKGLIMGNYARPRAKIIMWLACHGRLATKDRLVRFRMIKDVKCESCAENETMQHLFFECDGTNGTWRGVLDWLHIKQQECGLTQIKSWAIRLCKSKNWRRKFLHVALAETVYSVWHNRNCKVYRKK, encoded by the coding sequence ATGGAAGCTTGGAACAAGGCGTGCATGGTGAGACTTTTGTGGAATCTATGCAAGAAAGAGGATAGTATGTGGGTGAGATGGGTTCATACTTACTATATCAAAGAAGTAAGTATCATGGATGTCCATGTCAAAGACTCTTTCTCTTGGATTATGAAGGAGATATTACAAATTAGGGAACATGTGAAAAGGCTGGATTGCTGGAAATCTTTGGGACAGAGGAAGGAATACAAAATGAAGGAGTTTTATTTGCACTTTCTGGCTCAATCGAATGATGTTGATTGGAAGGGTTTGATCATGGGGAACTATGCAAGACCTCGTGCGAAGATAATTATGTGGCTGGCCTGTCACGGCAGACTTGCCACTAAAGACAGGTTAGTTAGGTTTAGAATGATAAAGGATGTCAAATGTGAATCCTGTGCAGAGAACGAAACTATGCAGCATTTGTTTTTTGAATGTGATGGAACAAATGGTACATGGAGGGGAGTTCTGGACTGGTTGCACATAAAGCAACAGGAGTGTGGCTTGACACAGATTAAGAGTTGGGCTATCAGACTTTGTAAGAGCAAAAACTGGAGGAGGAAGTTTCTGCATGTGGCCTTGGCAGAAACGGTTTATAGTGTCTGGCATAATAGAAATTGCAAAGTGTATAGAAAAAAATAG